The DNA region ATGCCGCCAATGTTGTATGTTGCACCGATTTGCCCTCGCCGCAACACTTGGTAAAGCGCCTCGCAATGGTCAATCACATAGATCCAATCTCGAATATTGCGGCCATCGCCATAAACGGGGAGAGGTTTCCCGACTAAGGCATTTGCAATCATGAGCGGAATAAGCTTTTCGGGGAATTGATGGGGGCCATAGTTATTGGAGCAGTTGGTGCAGAGAATCGGCAGCCCATAGGTGACATAGTAGGAGCGCACGAGGTGATCGGCAGATGCTTTGGAAGCGGCGTAGGGGCTATTGGGTTGGTAGGGCGATCGCTCGGTAAATGGCGGGTCAGTGGGGTCAAGAGAACCATACACTTCGTCGGTGGAAATGTGGAGAAAACGAAAGGTTTGCTGTTTCTCTGGCGATAGACTTTGCCAATAACTTAGGCTGGCTTCGAGGAGATGAAATGTACCGAGAACATTGGTTTGGATAAAAATTTCTGGACTCTGGATAGAGCGATCCACATGACTTTCGGCTGCGAAATGAATGATTGCGTTTGGTTGATGACTGACTAAAAGCTGATCTAAAAGTGGGCGATCGCCAATATCTCC from [Leptolyngbya] sp. PCC 7376 includes:
- the rfbB gene encoding dTDP-glucose 4,6-dehydratase; its protein translation is MGTFLVTGGCGFIGSNFVLQARRNDWGKVINLDKLTYASNPKYLASLQDDPDYIFVKGDIGDRPLLDQLLVSHQPNAIIHFAAESHVDRSIQSPEIFIQTNVLGTFHLLEASLSYWQSLSPEKQQTFRFLHISTDEVYGSLDPTDPPFTERSPYQPNSPYAASKASADHLVRSYYVTYGLPILCTNCSNNYGPHQFPEKLIPLMIANALVGKPLPVYGDGRNIRDWIYVIDHCEALYQVLRRGQIGATYNIGGMTELANIDLVKTICELLASHPDTPDRDYLSLITFVTDRLGHDRRYAIDCSKISQEIGWQPQQTFVDGLKKTVDWYIDND